A single genomic interval of Lewinellaceae bacterium harbors:
- a CDS encoding carbohydrate kinase family protein, whose amino-acid sequence MKRQSKIAVLGPIPYDHITTSKGQVIVKYGCATHPTIALARLLEGSGQVFPVTHIRRKDESEVRNLLSRYENIGLEGVYSHLDQGDVIHLRFVDQNNRLEKQTAFMPPIRPEDIAPLIDCDAFVCVPISDYEVPLETLKYIKANRKENAITIFDAHGPTTTVTTTGDRLRRFWVERDLWLPYIDLLKMNIEEAGCCWFKKEYRAEELKEEYWELSESEMAEFALYVLQRGVKSVVITLDARGCMAYSMPNGQFKAEFVSSVPVREVIDTTGCGDSFAGGLAFGLLQDTSDYVRAAQYANALGAMRTQGTTFDVFKSLEETNNLIRRHYEEQARV is encoded by the coding sequence ATGAAACGCCAATCCAAAATCGCCGTCCTTGGCCCTATTCCTTACGACCACATCACGACCAGTAAGGGGCAAGTCATTGTGAAATATGGCTGCGCCACGCACCCTACCATCGCTTTAGCCCGGTTGCTGGAAGGCAGCGGGCAGGTGTTCCCTGTTACTCATATTCGGCGCAAGGACGAGAGCGAAGTGCGGAACCTCCTTTCCCGCTATGAAAATATCGGCCTGGAGGGGGTGTATTCCCACCTCGACCAGGGCGATGTGATCCATCTGCGGTTCGTCGACCAGAACAACCGGCTGGAAAAACAAACGGCCTTTATGCCGCCGATACGCCCCGAGGACATCGCGCCCCTGATCGACTGCGATGCGTTTGTCTGCGTACCCATTTCCGATTACGAAGTCCCGCTGGAGACGCTGAAATACATCAAGGCCAACCGCAAAGAAAACGCCATCACCATTTTTGACGCCCACGGGCCGACAACTACGGTAACCACTACCGGCGACCGCCTCCGCCGTTTTTGGGTAGAACGGGACCTGTGGCTGCCCTACATCGACCTCCTGAAAATGAACATCGAAGAGGCCGGCTGCTGTTGGTTCAAAAAAGAATATAGGGCCGAAGAATTAAAAGAAGAGTACTGGGAGCTTTCCGAAAGCGAGATGGCGGAATTTGCCCTGTACGTTTTACAACGCGGAGTCAAATCGGTGGTTATTACGCTGGATGCCAGGGGGTGTATGGCTTATTCTATGCCTAACGGGCAATTCAAGGCGGAGTTTGTCTCCTCGGTTCCGGTCCGTGAAGTGATCGATACGACCGGCTGCGGGGATTCCTTCGCCGGAGGGCTGGCCTTCGGGCTGTTGCAGGATACCAGCGATTACGTCAGAGCCGCCCAGTACGCCAACGCCCTGGGCGCTATGCGCACCCAAGGCACCACTTTTGATGTATTTAAGTCTTTGGAAGAGACCAATAACCTGATCCGGCGGCACTACGAAGAACAGGCCCGGGTATAG
- a CDS encoding aspartate kinase has translation MKVFKFGGSSLRDATAIKNVASILQNHKEKRLAIVVSAMGKTTNALETVVEAHAARDGQAFSILNDIKAHHYRIIDELFDKKEEEVYTAVNDTFVEVEWVLEEEPHENYDYMYDQIVSVGELVSSRIVAAYLNKVGLPTQWLDARDIILTDDIFREGWVQWEETLERSARIARPLLDKTGFILTQGFIGSTSENFTTTLGREGSDYTAAIFSFCLDAEDMTIWKDVPGVLTADPRLFENVAKLDRLSYKEAIEMTYYGAKVIHPKTIKPLQNKSIPLYVKSFIDPSGEGTLISSDVEDNYPPLVAVEPDQCLLSISTLDFSFVAEHHISHIFNLVADLRIQVNMMQNSAISFSLIINDIDDKADRLAVLLKDKFKVMLDRGLELITVRHYQPDVLENLRRGKIVLLEEKIKDTTVQMAVKDVPVMRRKLVPGKA, from the coding sequence ATCAAAGTTTTTAAGTTTGGGGGATCTTCCCTCAGAGACGCCACCGCTATTAAGAACGTAGCCAGTATTCTTCAAAACCATAAGGAAAAACGGCTCGCCATTGTCGTGTCCGCCATGGGCAAAACTACCAATGCACTGGAAACAGTAGTGGAAGCCCATGCCGCCAGGGACGGGCAGGCCTTCTCTATCCTCAATGATATTAAGGCTCATCACTACCGCATTATCGATGAACTCTTCGATAAAAAAGAAGAAGAGGTATACACCGCAGTGAACGATACGTTTGTGGAAGTGGAATGGGTGCTGGAGGAAGAACCCCATGAGAATTACGATTATATGTACGACCAGATCGTTTCGGTCGGCGAGTTGGTTTCTTCCAGGATCGTTGCTGCTTACCTGAACAAGGTGGGCCTGCCCACTCAATGGCTGGATGCCCGGGATATCATTCTCACCGACGACATCTTCCGGGAAGGCTGGGTGCAATGGGAGGAAACCCTGGAACGCTCGGCCAGGATCGCCCGCCCGTTGCTGGACAAAACCGGCTTTATCCTCACTCAGGGCTTTATCGGCAGCACTTCCGAGAACTTCACCACTACCCTGGGCCGGGAGGGGTCGGACTATACGGCAGCCATCTTTTCCTTTTGTTTGGATGCTGAAGACATGACCATCTGGAAGGATGTGCCGGGCGTGCTTACCGCCGATCCCCGCTTGTTCGAAAATGTGGCCAAGCTGGACCGCCTCTCCTACAAGGAGGCCATCGAAATGACCTACTACGGCGCGAAGGTGATTCACCCCAAAACAATCAAGCCGCTGCAAAATAAAAGCATTCCACTCTATGTGAAGTCCTTTATCGACCCCTCCGGCGAAGGAACCCTTATTTCCAGCGATGTGGAAGACAATTATCCGCCTTTGGTAGCGGTAGAACCAGACCAGTGCTTGCTTTCGATCAGTACACTGGACTTTTCCTTCGTCGCCGAACACCACATCAGCCATATCTTCAACCTGGTCGCAGACCTGCGCATCCAGGTCAATATGATGCAGAATTCGGCCATCAGCTTCAGCCTCATCATCAATGACATCGACGATAAAGCTGACCGCCTGGCCGTTCTGCTCAAGGATAAATTCAAGGTCATGCTCGACCGGGGGCTGGAATTGATCACCGTGCGCCATTACCAACCGGATGTGCTGGAGAACCTTCGCCGGGGCAAGATTGTGTTGCTGGAGGAAAAAATTAAGGATACTACGGTGCAGATGGCAGTCAAAGATGTACCGGTTATGAGGCGCAAATTAGTACCCGGCAAGGCATAA